In a single window of the Allobranchiibius huperziae genome:
- a CDS encoding DUF5719 family protein yields MRIGGALRVLIAGGVAAGLVYGAGRAEGEVHLARAADRVVTVAGTSQALQSASVTCPGADRGGMSDSTDPEAAQQQVTLLSGSAPTSVLPAGTRTEGARGGTVPTTRTGTTSTTLSGDRAMRLDTTGSLAPGSTATQYSYDSIRSARGISVLQCTAPVQDAWVLAGGTEPGRVTRLVLANPGSSAITVAATVVGSAGRDPSSVAGTVIAPGRRTVLTLGALRSGSDPAIHVTSSGGPVTIAAADVWMDGETQIGEETTGVSASPATTQVLPAVPVLGPAPVVRVADPGTQDAVVRVRATASDGSIATEQVLTVAAGRTGSLTLRGLTRGDYSVQVLSDEPVVAAASVRTTANGVGDLTWATGASLTRALTGTGLPEGLGNGDAVLGVTAASRTAQIVVSTVDAQGRVTSTRRSLAAGTPLLQGLPAARSVWVTVRSGSVWAAVTLRRTDRNGPLVATTTLTPLPLAAQAPAIRPASG; encoded by the coding sequence ATGAGGATCGGCGGAGCGCTGCGGGTGCTGATCGCCGGCGGTGTCGCGGCCGGTCTGGTCTACGGCGCGGGGCGCGCCGAGGGCGAGGTGCATCTGGCCCGCGCCGCGGACCGCGTGGTCACGGTCGCCGGCACCTCGCAGGCCCTGCAGAGCGCTTCCGTCACCTGCCCCGGTGCAGACCGCGGCGGGATGAGCGACAGCACTGACCCAGAGGCCGCGCAGCAGCAGGTGACGCTGCTGTCCGGCAGTGCACCGACCAGCGTCCTGCCCGCGGGCACCCGCACCGAGGGAGCGCGCGGCGGCACCGTTCCCACGACGCGGACGGGCACGACGTCCACCACCCTCTCGGGGGACCGGGCGATGCGGCTCGACACGACCGGAAGCCTGGCGCCCGGCAGCACCGCCACGCAGTATTCCTACGACAGCATCAGATCCGCTCGGGGGATCTCCGTCCTGCAGTGCACGGCTCCCGTGCAGGACGCATGGGTGCTCGCCGGTGGCACCGAGCCCGGCCGGGTGACCCGCCTCGTCCTCGCCAACCCGGGCAGCTCAGCCATCACGGTGGCTGCGACCGTGGTGGGTAGCGCGGGACGCGATCCGTCCTCGGTCGCGGGCACGGTGATCGCGCCCGGACGGCGGACCGTCCTCACCCTCGGCGCGCTGCGCAGCGGGAGCGACCCCGCCATCCATGTGACCTCCTCCGGTGGGCCCGTCACGATCGCGGCCGCCGACGTGTGGATGGACGGCGAGACCCAGATCGGTGAGGAGACCACCGGGGTGAGCGCGTCGCCCGCGACCACGCAGGTGCTGCCCGCCGTACCCGTCCTCGGACCCGCGCCGGTGGTGCGGGTCGCCGATCCCGGCACCCAGGACGCCGTCGTACGCGTGCGCGCCACGGCGTCCGACGGGTCGATCGCCACCGAGCAGGTGCTCACCGTCGCGGCCGGACGTACCGGCTCGCTGACCCTGCGCGGGCTGACCCGCGGCGACTACAGCGTGCAGGTCCTCTCCGACGAGCCGGTCGTCGCTGCCGCTTCGGTGCGCACGACGGCGAACGGAGTCGGTGACCTCACCTGGGCGACGGGTGCATCCCTCACGCGCGCGCTCACCGGCACCGGCCTGCCCGAGGGCCTGGGCAACGGCGACGCGGTACTGGGGGTGACGGCTGCGAGCCGCACCGCGCAGATCGTGGTCAGCACCGTCGACGCACAGGGCCGGGTCACGTCCACCAGGCGTTCGCTGGCCGCGGGCACGCCTCTGCTGCAAGGACTTCCGGCCGCGCGGTCGGTGTGGGTGACGGTGCGCTCCGGGTCCGTCTGGGCTGCGGTCACCCTGCGTCGTACGGACCGCAACGGCCCGCTCGTCGCGACGACCACGCTGACGCCGCTCCCGCTGGCAGCGCAGGCTCCGGCGATCCGGCCGGCGAGCGGCTGA
- a CDS encoding NAD(P)H-binding protein, which produces MTDPTAAPDLLSGLPHVGRAPVLVTGGTGTLGRAVVRELLDSDVPARVLTRRADAETDAQVCVGDLRTGAGLSDAVQDVQAVIHCATDPKGHAVDVDGLERLCNALAEHNPDAHLVHVSIVGCWDNPLPYSRVKAEAERVVGESKRPYTIVRATQFHEFVERFCGVHVGRVGVGVRGLQFAPCDTAWVARRLVDVALETTPIGGIVELAGPEVLSARDIAVLTAHLSGRPTPHQVQLPRVGRVLTALGNGSNLPGDQAVRGGRSYAQWWADRASE; this is translated from the coding sequence GTGACCGACCCCACCGCCGCACCGGACCTGCTGTCCGGACTCCCGCACGTCGGACGCGCGCCCGTGCTGGTCACCGGCGGCACCGGCACCCTCGGCCGGGCCGTGGTCCGCGAGCTGCTCGACTCCGACGTCCCCGCCAGGGTCCTCACCCGCCGCGCCGACGCCGAGACGGATGCGCAGGTGTGCGTCGGCGATCTGCGCACCGGCGCAGGGCTGAGCGACGCGGTGCAGGACGTGCAGGCGGTCATCCACTGCGCTACGGATCCGAAGGGTCACGCCGTCGACGTCGACGGTCTGGAGCGGTTGTGCAACGCGCTGGCCGAGCACAACCCCGATGCCCATCTGGTCCACGTGTCCATCGTCGGCTGCTGGGACAACCCGCTTCCCTACTCCCGCGTCAAGGCCGAGGCCGAACGGGTCGTCGGCGAGTCGAAACGGCCGTACACGATCGTGCGAGCCACGCAGTTCCACGAGTTCGTGGAGCGGTTCTGCGGGGTGCACGTCGGCCGGGTAGGCGTCGGCGTGCGGGGCCTGCAGTTCGCGCCGTGCGACACCGCGTGGGTGGCACGACGGCTGGTGGACGTGGCGTTGGAGACCACGCCGATCGGCGGCATCGTCGAGCTGGCCGGGCCAGAGGTGCTGAGCGCCCGCGACATCGCCGTCCTCACCGCGCACCTGTCGGGTCGTCCCACCCCGCATCAGGTGCAGCTCCCGCGGGTCGGGCGCGTTCTGACAGCGCTGGGCAACGGTTCGAACCTGCCCGGCGACCAGGCCGTCCGAGGCGGTCGCTCCTACGCCCAGTGGTGGGCCGACCGCGCCTCGGAGTGA